In Streptomyces sp. Li-HN-5-11, the sequence TCGCGGGCGCGACGGTGATCGAGTCGCCGGTGTGCACGCCCATCGGGTCGAAGTTCTCGATGGAGCAGACGACCACGACGTTGTCGTGCTTGTCGCGCATGAGCTCCAGCTCGTACTCCTTCCAGCCGAGGATGGACTCCTCCAGGAGCACCTCGGTGGTCGGGGAGAGCGTGAGGCCGGTGCCGGCGATGCGGCGCAGTTCCTCCTCGTCGTGCGCGAAGCCGGAGCCGGCGCCGCCCATGGTGAAGGAGGGGCGGACGACGACCGGGTAGCCCCCGAGCTGCTCGACGCCGGCGAGCACATCCTCCATGGAGTGGCAGATGACCGAGCGGGCGGACTCGCCGTGCCCGATCTTCTTGCGGACCTCCTCCACGACCTCCTTGAACTGGTCGCGGTCCTCGCCCTTGTGGATGGCCTCCACGTTGGCGCCGATCAGTTCGACGCCGTACTTGTCCAGGACGCCGTTCTCGTGCAGGGAGATGGCCGTGTTGAGGGCCGTCTGGCCGCCCAGGGTGGGCAGCAGGGCGTCCGGGCGCTCCTTGGCGATGATCTTCTCGACGAAGTCGGGGGTGATCGGCTCGACGTAGGTGGCGTCGGCGATCTCCGGGTCGGTCATGATCGTCGCCGGGTTGGAGTTGACGAGGACGACCCTGAGGCCCTCGGCCTTGAGGACGCGGCACGCCTGGGTGCCGGAGTAGTCGAACTCGGCGGCCTGGCCGATGACGATCGGGCCGGAGCCGATGACCAGGACGGACTGGATATCGGTGCGCTTAGGCACGCTGGCCCTCCATCAGGGAGACGAAGCGGTCGAACAGGTAGGCGGCGTCGTGCGGACCCGCCGCGGCTTCGGGGTGGTACTGGACGCTGAAGGCCGGCTTGTCGAGCAGCTGGAGGCCCTCCACCACGTTGTCATTGAGGCAGACGTGGGAGACCTCGACGCGGCCGTAGGGGGTGTCGGAGACCCGGTCGGTGGGGGCGTCGACGGCGAAGCCGTGGTTGTGCGCGGTGACCTCGACCTTGCCGGTCGTACGGTCCTGCACCGGCTGGTTGATGCCGCGGTGGCCGTACTTCAGCTTGTAGGTGCCGAAGCCGAGCGCACGCCCCAGGATCTGGTTGCCGAAGCAGATGCCGAACAGCGGTGTGCCGCGCTCGAGGACGCCCTGCACGACCGAGACCGGGTGGTCGGCGGTGGCGGGGTCGCCCGGCCCGTTGGAGAAGAACACTCCGTCGGGCTCCACCGCGTACACGTCCTCGATCGTGGCGGTGGCCGGGAGCACGTGCACCTCGATGCCGCGCTCGGCCATGCGGTGCGGGGTCATGCCCTTGATGCCGAGGTCGACCGCGGCGACGGTGAACTTCTTCTCGCCGATGGCCGGGACGACGTACGTCTCGTCGGTGGCGACCTCCGCGGAGAGGTCCGCGCCGACCATCTCGGGGGCCTCCTGGACGCGGGCCAGCAGCGCGGCGTCGTCCTGGATCGCCTCCCCGCTGAAGATTCCGACGCGCATGGCGCCGCGCTCGCGCAGGTGGCGGGTGAGGGCGCGGGTGTCGATGCCGCTGATGCCGACAACGCCCTGCGCGGCGAGCTCCTCGTCCAGGGAGCGCCTGGCGCGCCAGTTGGACGGCACGCGCGCGGGGTCGCGCACGACGTAACCGGAGACCCAGATGCGCTTCGACTCGGGGTCCTCGTCGTTGACGCCGGTGTTGCCGACGTGCGGGGCCGTCATGACGACGACCTGCCGGTGGTAGGAGGGGTCGGTGAGCGTCTCCTGGTAGCCGGTCATGCCGGTGGAGAACACGGCCTCGCCGAACGTCTCCCCCACGGCCCCGTAGGCGCGGCCGCGGAAGATCCGGCCGTCCTCCAGGACGAGTACGGCGGGAGTTTTACTGGCTCCCCTGGTGGAGGTGGTCATCGTTCGGCGCCTTCCGTGGTGTTCGTTTCGATCATGGAGTTGATGGCTTCCACCCACTCGGTGTGCTCGGCCGCGCGGTCGGAGCGGAATCCGGAGTCGAGCAGCCTGCCGCCGTGCTCCCAGGTCACCACCAGCAGGCCGCCCTCGGTGAGGACCTTGCCGGCGATGCCCTTGTCGAGCCGGGCCTCGCGCAGGCTCGCGGCGGGGACGAAGAAGTCGGTGGCTCCGGGGCGTACGACGTCCAGGCCGGCGTCCGTCAGGGTGAGCTCGACGCGGCTGCGCGTGCCCAGGCCGTGCGCCACGATGCGGTCCAGCCACTGCCCCGCGGTGGTGGAGCCGTGGTAGCGACCGGTCATCGTGAGTTTCGCCGGGCCGGGCTCCGCCGGCGCGCCCGGCAGCTCCGGGAGGTCGCCCTGCAGGGTGGCGCGCCACTTCCAGCCCTCACGCATCAGCCAGTAGACGAGCGCGACGAAGAGCGCGAGGCCGACCAGCCAGCCGATGCGGGCGCCCCAGTCGGTGACCGCGGCCGACTTCTTCTCGGCGGCGAGTCCGGTCGCCAGTCCGGCTGCGAGCCAAGTTGCAGGTGTCACGTGAGCTTCCCGTCGACGAGCGTGGCCTTGCCCCGGAGCCATGTGTGGGTGACACGGCCCGGCAGTTCGCGTCCCTCGTACGGGGTGTTGCGGCTGCGCGAGGCGAAGCCCGCGGGGTCCACCTGCCCACGGTATGCCGTGTCGACGAGCGTGAGGTTGGCGGGCTCGCCTGCCGAGACGGGGCGGC encodes:
- the carA gene encoding glutamine-hydrolyzing carbamoyl-phosphate synthase small subunit — protein: MTTSTRGASKTPAVLVLEDGRIFRGRAYGAVGETFGEAVFSTGMTGYQETLTDPSYHRQVVVMTAPHVGNTGVNDEDPESKRIWVSGYVVRDPARVPSNWRARRSLDEELAAQGVVGISGIDTRALTRHLRERGAMRVGIFSGEAIQDDAALLARVQEAPEMVGADLSAEVATDETYVVPAIGEKKFTVAAVDLGIKGMTPHRMAERGIEVHVLPATATIEDVYAVEPDGVFFSNGPGDPATADHPVSVVQGVLERGTPLFGICFGNQILGRALGFGTYKLKYGHRGINQPVQDRTTGKVEVTAHNHGFAVDAPTDRVSDTPYGRVEVSHVCLNDNVVEGLQLLDKPAFSVQYHPEAAAGPHDAAYLFDRFVSLMEGQRA